From Streptomyces sp. NBC_01754, a single genomic window includes:
- a CDS encoding acyltransferase domain-containing protein has protein sequence MVMAMRHGLLPATLHVDEPTPQVDWSTGAVELLTEARTWPKMDRPRRAAVSAFGISGTNAHVILEQAPEAEPESVSEGVPSQGSDVTAWVVSAKSAAGLKAQIERLRSFVADAPGLDVADVAWSLATTRAGLEHRAVVVGGGREELLAGLSVAAPGVAGSGGVVFVFPGQGSQWVEMARGLWESSPVFRERLAECEAALSGYVDWSLTDVLLNDGDLARVDVVQPVLWAVMVALAEVWRSAGVVPSVVVGHSQGEIAAACVAGRLSLQDAARVVALRSKALVAVAGGGGMVSVAAGRDTVGDLLAGSAGQVSVAAVNGPSSTVVSGDTDALDTLIAACEQRGIRARRVPVDYASHSPQMEQLR, from the coding sequence ATGGTCATGGCGATGCGACACGGCCTGCTGCCCGCAACCCTGCACGTGGACGAACCGACACCACAGGTGGACTGGTCCACCGGTGCGGTCGAACTGCTGACCGAGGCCCGAACCTGGCCGAAGATGGACCGTCCGCGCCGTGCGGCGGTGTCCGCATTCGGGATCAGCGGGACCAACGCGCACGTGATCCTGGAGCAGGCGCCGGAGGCCGAGCCGGAGTCGGTTTCTGAGGGTGTGCCGTCCCAGGGTTCGGATGTGACTGCGTGGGTGGTGTCGGCGAAGTCTGCTGCTGGGCTGAAGGCGCAGATCGAGCGGTTGCGGTCGTTCGTGGCTGACGCCCCCGGGCTGGATGTGGCGGATGTGGCGTGGTCGCTGGCGACGACGCGTGCTGGTCTTGAGCATCGTGCGGTGGTGGTGGGCGGGGGCCGGGAGGAGTTGCTGGCCGGTCTGTCGGTGGCTGCGCCGGGTGTTGCGGGTTCCGGTGGTGTGGTGTTCGTGTTCCCGGGTCAGGGTTCGCAGTGGGTCGAGATGGCCCGGGGGCTGTGGGAGTCCTCGCCGGTGTTCCGGGAGCGGCTGGCCGAGTGCGAGGCCGCACTCTCCGGGTATGTGGACTGGTCGTTGACGGATGTGCTGCTGAACGACGGGGATCTCGCCCGGGTGGATGTGGTGCAGCCGGTGCTGTGGGCGGTGATGGTGGCCCTGGCCGAGGTGTGGCGGTCGGCCGGCGTCGTACCGTCGGTGGTGGTGGGCCATTCGCAGGGTGAGATCGCGGCTGCGTGTGTGGCGGGCCGGTTGTCGCTTCAGGACGCGGCGCGGGTGGTGGCGTTGCGGTCGAAGGCTCTGGTGGCTGTGGCCGGTGGTGGTGGCATGGTGTCGGTGGCCGCCGGCCGGGACACGGTCGGGGACCTGCTGGCCGGCTCGGCGGGACAGGTGTCGGTCGCGGCGGTGAACGGCCCGTCGTCCACCGTGGTCTCCGGCGACACCGACGCCCTCGACACACTGATCGCCGCATGCGAACAGCGCGGGATACGTGCACGACGCGTCCCGGTGGACTACGCCTCACACTCACCGCAGATGGAACAACTACGCTGA